Proteins encoded by one window of Gemmatimonadaceae bacterium:
- a CDS encoding DUF3656 domain-containing protein, protein MPSIPELLAPAGSVDAVRAAVANGANSVYLGASKFNARDEGAQLSLDDLTTACQIAHGHGVRVYMTLNTLVKPAELVDCLTYLGECIDRGIDAAIVQDIGLVRLIQAVYPGFEIHGSTQMTVHDASGARVMERLGVGRVVLARENTLDDIRAIREAVPGLGLESFVHGALCISYSGQCFMSGMISERSANRGSCAQSCRKDYILTDADTRAELDRGYLISARDLGAFDHLAEIAEAGIVCLKVEGRKKKPEYVATVTKGYREWLDRVAHGNFAPPAFEETRPLVQIFSRGFTGGMYGGRAGRDYVTRTQPDNRGLELGEVLEQRDGELLVDVIAPVAVGDGLGFEPPGGGHAESVGFGVTEVRTEQRHEGRWRQVIATRMRVSPGWRVFRTSDAQLLGAARSSFAALADEGRAKRVRLDVRLFGAAGAPLKAILSADGEATTEHSDATLAPASKRALDAAQLREQFGRLGETPFVLGDLDASGLGTGLFLPVSELNRMRQRATEELAQRRDWAHSAVVAERAERIAHAVRLEPVGEGAVPTFNLSAEVFDLDDARTAARAGATEVVLDPFLRHPAPPRARVTALAAELSAQGTALRLRTPSVVRPEERRAIQPWLDLGLPLLSGHLGLVAELAGAGRDVVADYAVNCFNGHTARELFTYGAGRITASVELTADEIAQLVAPWHGVGFEVFLFGRPEGMNMEHCVLSAAFDREPATCRDLCVQKHTNVELTDPTGYTFPVATDSACRNRLLHSRPVDGSQYLPRLWRSGIRSYRAVFNVRGEPVAEIMGAYRQMLDALAAGEAPELQGVRTILGDQYTRGHFARAV, encoded by the coding sequence ATGCCCTCCATTCCGGAACTGCTGGCTCCCGCCGGGAGCGTGGATGCCGTGCGCGCCGCCGTCGCGAACGGCGCGAACTCGGTCTATCTCGGCGCGTCCAAGTTCAATGCGCGCGACGAAGGCGCCCAGCTCTCGCTCGACGACCTCACGACGGCCTGCCAGATCGCCCACGGCCATGGCGTGCGCGTCTACATGACGCTCAACACCTTGGTCAAACCCGCGGAACTGGTGGACTGCCTTACCTACCTGGGCGAGTGCATCGACCGCGGCATCGACGCGGCCATTGTGCAGGACATCGGACTCGTCCGGCTAATCCAGGCCGTATATCCCGGATTCGAGATCCATGGCTCCACCCAGATGACTGTGCACGACGCCAGCGGCGCGCGCGTCATGGAACGACTCGGCGTCGGCCGCGTGGTGCTGGCGCGCGAGAATACGCTCGACGACATCCGCGCGATTCGCGAGGCCGTGCCCGGCCTCGGCCTCGAGAGCTTCGTGCACGGCGCCCTTTGCATCTCGTACAGCGGGCAGTGCTTCATGTCGGGGATGATCTCCGAGCGGAGCGCCAACCGTGGCTCGTGCGCGCAGAGCTGCCGCAAGGACTACATCCTCACCGATGCCGACACCCGCGCCGAGCTCGACCGCGGCTACCTGATCTCGGCGCGCGACCTGGGCGCCTTCGATCACCTGGCCGAGATCGCGGAGGCCGGCATCGTCTGCCTCAAGGTGGAGGGGCGCAAGAAGAAGCCCGAGTACGTCGCCACGGTCACCAAGGGCTATCGCGAGTGGCTCGACCGGGTGGCGCACGGCAACTTCGCACCGCCGGCGTTCGAGGAGACACGGCCGCTCGTGCAGATCTTCAGCCGCGGGTTCACCGGCGGCATGTACGGCGGCCGCGCGGGACGTGATTACGTCACGCGCACGCAGCCGGATAACCGCGGGCTCGAACTGGGCGAGGTGCTGGAACAGCGCGACGGCGAGCTGCTGGTCGACGTCATCGCGCCAGTCGCCGTCGGCGATGGCCTCGGTTTCGAACCGCCGGGCGGCGGTCACGCCGAGAGCGTCGGCTTCGGCGTCACCGAGGTGCGCACGGAACAGCGTCACGAGGGCCGATGGCGGCAGGTGATCGCCACGCGCATGCGGGTCAGTCCGGGATGGCGCGTCTTCCGCACCAGCGATGCGCAGTTGCTCGGTGCGGCGCGCTCGTCCTTTGCGGCGCTCGCCGACGAGGGGCGGGCGAAGCGCGTGCGCCTCGACGTGCGCCTCTTCGGCGCGGCCGGTGCGCCACTGAAGGCGATCCTCTCGGCGGACGGTGAGGCCACCACGGAGCATTCCGACGCCACGCTCGCTCCCGCGTCCAAGCGCGCACTGGACGCCGCGCAGCTGCGCGAGCAGTTCGGCCGGCTCGGCGAAACGCCGTTCGTGCTCGGCGACCTCGACGCGTCCGGGCTGGGCACAGGGCTCTTCCTCCCGGTGTCGGAACTGAACCGTATGCGCCAGCGCGCCACGGAGGAGCTCGCGCAGCGGCGCGACTGGGCGCACAGTGCCGTCGTCGCCGAGCGGGCGGAACGCATCGCGCACGCGGTGCGACTGGAGCCTGTGGGTGAGGGCGCGGTGCCGACGTTCAATCTCTCCGCCGAGGTTTTCGATCTCGACGATGCGCGCACGGCGGCGCGGGCCGGCGCCACGGAAGTGGTGCTCGACCCCTTCCTGCGGCATCCGGCGCCGCCGCGTGCGCGCGTCACGGCCCTCGCGGCCGAACTGTCAGCGCAGGGGACCGCGCTCCGGCTCCGCACTCCGAGCGTCGTGCGTCCGGAGGAACGTCGCGCGATACAGCCGTGGCTCGACCTGGGCCTGCCGCTGCTCAGCGGCCACCTGGGGCTCGTGGCCGAATTGGCGGGTGCGGGGCGCGACGTGGTCGCGGACTACGCCGTCAACTGCTTCAACGGACACACCGCCCGCGAGCTGTTCACCTACGGCGCCGGTCGGATCACCGCATCCGTGGAGTTGACCGCCGACGAGATCGCGCAGCTCGTGGCGCCGTGGCACGGCGTCGGCTTCGAGGTCTTCCTCTTCGGACGTCCGGAGGGGATGAACATGGAGCACTGTGTCCTGTCGGCGGCGTTCGACCGCGAGCCGGCGACGTGCCGTGACCTGTGCGTGCAGAAGCATACGAACGTCGAACTCACGGATCCCACCGGCTACACCTTCCCGGTCGCGACCGACAGCGCCTGCCGCAACCGCCTGCTGCACTCTCGGCCCGTGGACGGATCGCAGTATCTCCCGCGCCTCTGGCGGTCTGGGATCCGCAGCTACCGCGCCGTGTTCAACGTGCGGGGTGAACCGGTGGCCGAGATCATGGGGGCGTACCGGCAGATGCTCGATGCGCTGGCCGCGGGGGAGGCGCCCGAACTCCAGGGCGTGCGGACAATCCTCGGCGACCAGTACACCCGCGGCCACTTCGCCCGCGCCGTCTAG
- a CDS encoding saccharopine dehydrogenase NADP-binding domain-containing protein, protein MAAVILYGATGYTGQLVIEECLALGLRPVLAGRNANAVQALAALSGLEWQAAALDDAAALNRLLHGATVVIHCAGPFARTSRPMADACLRNGAHYLDITGEIAVFEALAARDAEARAAGVMLLPGAGFDVVPSDCLAAHLKGRLPSATSLDLAFHGGSGVSRGTATTMAENAGGPGAVRRGGRIVPVPPAWRTRRIVLGGRERLTVTIPWGDVSTAYHSTGIPDIAVYTAVSPETVRMLRLSRFLAPLLRTRWMRARMIDVIRRRPPGPSAEARARATASLWGEARDGAGRTVVSRLQTPDGYTLTAKTAALAARVVVDGGAVPGFQTPSRAFGADFILRVPGCSRTDE, encoded by the coding sequence ATGGCTGCGGTGATCCTGTACGGCGCGACCGGATACACGGGGCAACTCGTCATCGAGGAGTGCCTCGCCCTGGGCCTGCGGCCGGTGCTGGCCGGGCGCAACGCCAATGCGGTGCAGGCGCTGGCCGCCCTGTCGGGGCTCGAGTGGCAGGCGGCCGCGCTCGACGACGCCGCGGCGCTGAACCGGCTGCTGCACGGCGCGACCGTGGTGATTCACTGCGCGGGACCGTTTGCGCGAACGTCGCGTCCGATGGCCGACGCCTGTCTGCGCAATGGCGCGCACTACCTGGACATCACGGGTGAGATCGCCGTCTTTGAGGCGCTCGCCGCGCGGGATGCCGAAGCGCGCGCCGCCGGCGTGATGCTCCTGCCGGGCGCTGGCTTCGACGTCGTGCCCAGTGACTGTCTCGCCGCGCACCTGAAGGGGCGGCTCCCATCGGCGACTTCGCTCGATCTCGCCTTCCACGGCGGAAGCGGCGTGTCGCGCGGCACCGCGACGACGATGGCGGAGAACGCGGGCGGACCCGGCGCGGTGCGCCGCGGCGGACGCATCGTGCCGGTGCCCCCGGCCTGGCGGACGCGCCGCATCGTGCTGGGCGGCAGGGAACGCCTCACGGTGACGATCCCGTGGGGCGACGTCTCCACCGCCTACCACAGCACCGGCATTCCGGACATCGCGGTGTATACGGCGGTCTCCCCGGAGACCGTCCGCATGCTCAGGCTTTCACGGTTCCTCGCGCCGCTGCTCCGCACGCGATGGATGCGTGCCAGGATGATCGACGTGATTCGCCGGCGTCCACCCGGGCCGTCCGCCGAGGCACGGGCGCGCGCGACCGCGTCGCTGTGGGGCGAGGCGCGCGACGGCGCCGGCCGAACGGTCGTGTCGCGCCTGCAGACCCCCGACGGCTACACGCTGACGGCCAAGACGGCCGCGCTCGCGGCCCGGGTGGTGGTGGACGGTGGCGCCGTGCCGGGATTTCAGACGCCGTCGCGCGCCTTCGGCGCCGACTTCATTTTGCGTGTCCCCGGCTGTTCGCGCACCGACGAGTGA
- a CDS encoding enoyl-CoA hydratase/isomerase family protein, whose product MSEEPRLRIAMYGGIGRATLARPSHQNALDPQTVIELRHALDEFEHDGEVRAVLIAGEGDHFCAGSDLAELSATLEATEGGGDEDVLAMGRLFLGIRQMSKPVVAAVQGRAIAGGAGLATACDVVLAREDAVFGYPEIRLGAIPAMVMTMLRRSVGEKHAFDLVASGRMVKAAEAERIGLVSRVLSTAAFDGEVERIVLGLASHSSRGMAYTKQLFYALDGMTFRDSIDEGAKTSAEARAAEKPPRVHP is encoded by the coding sequence ATGAGCGAGGAGCCGCGGCTTCGCATCGCGATGTACGGTGGCATCGGGCGCGCGACGCTCGCCCGTCCCTCGCATCAGAACGCGCTCGACCCCCAGACCGTCATCGAGTTGCGGCACGCCCTCGATGAGTTCGAGCATGATGGCGAGGTGCGGGCGGTGCTGATTGCCGGTGAGGGCGACCACTTCTGCGCGGGGTCGGATCTCGCCGAGCTGTCGGCGACGCTCGAAGCGACGGAAGGCGGCGGCGACGAGGACGTGCTGGCGATGGGCCGGTTGTTTCTTGGCATTCGGCAGATGTCCAAGCCGGTGGTGGCGGCGGTGCAGGGGCGCGCCATCGCCGGCGGGGCCGGACTGGCCACTGCCTGCGACGTCGTGCTGGCGCGCGAGGACGCCGTCTTCGGCTATCCCGAGATTCGGCTCGGTGCCATTCCGGCCATGGTGATGACCATGCTGCGCCGTTCGGTTGGCGAGAAGCACGCCTTCGATCTCGTGGCGAGCGGTCGCATGGTGAAGGCGGCGGAGGCCGAGCGCATCGGCCTCGTGAGCCGCGTGCTCAGCACGGCCGCCTTCGACGGCGAGGTCGAACGCATCGTGCTGGGTCTCGCGTCGCACTCCTCCCGTGGCATGGCGTACACCAAGCAGCTCTTCTACGCGCTCGACGGCATGACCTTCCGCGACAGCATCGACGAAGGCGCCAAGACGAGCGCGGAAGCGCGGGCGGCGGAGAAACCGCCGCGCGTCCATCCGTGA
- a CDS encoding acyclic terpene utilization AtuA family protein gives MSRVVRVAGGQGFWGDWPEAPRRQVEGGPIDYLMLDYLAEVTMSILQKQKERDPAMGYARDFVGAMESVLTAVADRGVKVIANAGGVNPEGCAAAVQAMAERAGRAGALRIGIVTGDNLLPRLEELLASGHELRNMDTGEPLSLVRDRVIAANAYIGSTAIVEALAKGANVVITGRSTDTALTMAPLRHEFGWGAADWDRLAAGIIAGHIIECGAQCSGGNCLHDWRDIPNLADVGYPIVEGSADGTFVVTKHAGTGGRVSVQTVSEQLVYEMGDPHAYITPDVVADFTSIRLEPAGADRVRVHGIKGAPATDKLKVSIAYRSGYKAVGSLVYAWPDALEKAQLADRVLRERLDRLGLKFEKVLSEFVGASATHGPLAGDAGRQAPEVQYRIGVRDADKKKVERFTREIVPLVLNGPPSVTGFAGGRPKVEEIVAYWPALVDKTVVQTRVEVR, from the coding sequence GTGAGCAGGGTGGTGCGGGTCGCGGGCGGGCAGGGTTTCTGGGGCGACTGGCCGGAGGCGCCGCGCCGGCAGGTCGAGGGCGGGCCAATCGACTACCTGATGCTCGACTACCTGGCTGAAGTCACGATGTCCATTCTGCAGAAGCAGAAGGAACGCGACCCGGCCATGGGATATGCCCGCGATTTCGTGGGCGCGATGGAGAGCGTGCTGACGGCCGTCGCCGATCGCGGCGTCAAGGTCATCGCGAACGCGGGCGGCGTGAACCCCGAAGGGTGCGCGGCGGCGGTGCAGGCGATGGCCGAGCGCGCCGGGCGCGCCGGCGCGCTGCGCATCGGCATCGTCACCGGCGACAACCTGCTGCCGCGCCTCGAGGAGCTGCTCGCCTCGGGGCACGAACTGCGCAACATGGACACCGGGGAACCGCTGTCGCTGGTGCGCGATCGCGTGATTGCGGCCAATGCGTACATCGGTTCCACTGCCATCGTCGAGGCGCTGGCGAAGGGTGCCAATGTCGTGATCACCGGGCGCTCCACGGACACGGCGCTGACGATGGCGCCGTTGCGCCACGAGTTCGGGTGGGGCGCCGCCGACTGGGACAGGCTGGCGGCCGGCATCATCGCCGGACACATCATCGAGTGCGGCGCGCAATGCTCGGGCGGCAACTGCCTCCACGACTGGCGCGACATCCCGAACCTGGCGGACGTCGGTTACCCGATCGTCGAGGGTTCGGCCGATGGCACGTTCGTGGTCACGAAGCACGCCGGGACGGGTGGGCGCGTGAGCGTGCAGACCGTCAGCGAGCAGTTGGTGTACGAAATGGGCGACCCGCACGCGTACATCACGCCCGACGTCGTGGCCGACTTCACGTCCATCCGCCTGGAACCGGCCGGTGCCGATCGCGTCCGCGTGCACGGCATTAAGGGCGCGCCGGCCACCGACAAGCTGAAGGTTTCGATTGCCTACCGTTCGGGTTACAAGGCGGTCGGATCGCTCGTGTATGCCTGGCCCGACGCCCTCGAAAAGGCGCAACTGGCCGATCGCGTGCTGCGCGAGCGCCTCGACCGCCTCGGCCTTAAGTTCGAGAAGGTTCTCAGCGAGTTCGTGGGGGCATCGGCGACGCACGGGCCGCTGGCAGGGGACGCCGGACGGCAGGCGCCCGAGGTGCAGTATCGCATCGGCGTGCGCGATGCCGACAAGAAGAAGGTCGAGCGGTTCACCCGCGAAATCGTGCCGCTGGTGCTGAACGGTCCGCCGAGCGTCACGGGCTTCGCGGGCGGCCGGCCGAAAGTCGAGGAAATCGTCGCGTACTGGCCGGCGCTGGTGGACAAGACGGTGGTGCAGACGCGCGTGGAGGTCCGCTGA
- a CDS encoding carboxyl transferase domain-containing protein codes for MNTRLADASAAARELEQRLRLGGGPEKIERQHRQGKLTARERIARLKDADTPLVEFGLLVAHDQYGGEAPAAGVVTGIIHIGCRPCVVVANDATVKAGSWWPETIGKILRAQECAMRSHLPIIYLVDSAGVNLPYQGGVFPGQYGAARIFYYNSIMRRFLHIPQIAAVMGPCIAGGAYLPALSDEILMVKGTSFMGLGGPNLVKGATGAVIDAETLGGASTHTQISAVAHYAVDDDEACLAKIRDLVGRLAPPERVAPYDPDATPGDDPAALYELLPNDHRMQYDMHAVLRTLLDDGALDEFQPEIAREMICGDARIEGTPVGVVANLRHLVKGPHGEGARFGGIIYTESAEKVAYFIQRCDRHGIPLLFVQDVSGFMVGKDAEHAGIIRAGAHFVEAMATTSVPKIVLTINHASGAGYYAMAGQGFDPDFIFSWPTGRMAVMEGESAVQAVHGPSLEEARKAGFDPSDDLKAAVEAMRADYEHQLDARYAAARGFVDTIVYPEDTRTVLGIALRAAWQNPGPHLGPFVLPSRLGGEA; via the coding sequence GTGAACACGCGGCTGGCCGACGCGAGCGCCGCGGCGCGTGAGCTCGAGCAGCGGCTCCGGCTGGGCGGCGGTCCCGAGAAGATTGAACGGCAGCACCGGCAGGGAAAGCTGACGGCGCGTGAGCGCATTGCGCGCCTGAAGGACGCCGACACGCCCCTCGTCGAGTTCGGCCTGCTGGTGGCGCATGACCAGTACGGTGGGGAGGCCCCCGCCGCGGGCGTCGTCACCGGGATCATCCACATCGGGTGCCGCCCCTGCGTGGTGGTGGCCAACGACGCCACCGTCAAGGCGGGATCGTGGTGGCCGGAGACCATCGGCAAGATCCTGCGCGCGCAGGAATGCGCCATGCGCTCGCATCTGCCGATCATCTACCTGGTGGACTCGGCCGGCGTGAACCTGCCGTATCAGGGTGGCGTCTTTCCGGGGCAGTACGGCGCGGCGCGGATCTTCTATTACAACTCCATCATGCGCCGCTTCCTCCACATCCCGCAGATCGCCGCGGTGATGGGTCCGTGCATTGCGGGCGGCGCCTACCTGCCGGCGCTGAGTGACGAGATCCTGATGGTGAAGGGCACGTCGTTCATGGGACTGGGCGGCCCGAACCTGGTGAAGGGCGCAACAGGAGCCGTCATCGACGCCGAGACGCTCGGCGGCGCGAGCACCCATACGCAGATCTCCGCCGTTGCCCACTATGCCGTGGACGACGACGAGGCGTGCCTGGCGAAGATCCGCGATCTGGTCGGACGGCTGGCGCCGCCCGAGCGCGTGGCGCCCTACGATCCCGACGCGACGCCCGGCGATGATCCCGCCGCGCTCTACGAACTGCTGCCAAACGACCACCGCATGCAATACGACATGCACGCGGTGCTGCGCACCCTGCTCGACGACGGCGCGCTCGATGAGTTCCAGCCCGAAATCGCCCGCGAGATGATCTGCGGCGACGCGCGCATCGAGGGAACGCCGGTGGGCGTCGTGGCCAACCTGCGGCATCTCGTGAAGGGGCCGCACGGCGAGGGCGCGCGCTTCGGCGGCATCATCTACACGGAAAGCGCCGAGAAGGTCGCGTACTTCATCCAGCGCTGCGATCGCCACGGCATCCCGCTGCTCTTCGTGCAGGATGTGTCGGGCTTCATGGTCGGCAAGGACGCGGAGCACGCGGGGATCATCCGCGCCGGCGCGCATTTCGTCGAGGCGATGGCCACCACGTCGGTGCCGAAGATCGTGCTCACGATCAACCACGCGTCGGGCGCGGGCTACTACGCGATGGCCGGACAGGGATTCGACCCCGATTTCATCTTCTCGTGGCCGACCGGCCGGATGGCGGTGATGGAAGGCGAGTCGGCGGTGCAGGCCGTGCACGGCCCGTCGCTCGAGGAGGCGCGCAAGGCTGGCTTCGATCCGTCGGACGATCTCAAGGCGGCGGTCGAGGCGATGCGCGCCGACTACGAACATCAGCTCGACGCGCGCTATGCGGCGGCGCGGGGCTTCGTGGACACCATCGTCTATCCCGAGGACACGCGCACGGTGCTCGGCATCGCGCTCCGCGCGGCCTGGCAGAATCCGGGGCCCCATCTGGGACCGTTCGTGCTGCCGAGTCGGCTTGGAGGTGAGGCGTGA
- a CDS encoding cobalamin B12-binding domain-containing protein produces MDRPIRVLVAKPGLDGHDRGAKVVAAALRDAGMEVIYTGLHQTPEMIASAAVQEDVDVVGLSILSGAHMTLFPRVRELLSEQGRDDILITGGGIIPKEDMDKLAALGVGRLFGPGTPTTDLIAYIRDWYAERQAQDA; encoded by the coding sequence ATGGACAGACCCATCCGAGTGCTCGTTGCAAAGCCCGGACTCGACGGTCACGATCGAGGGGCGAAGGTGGTCGCGGCCGCCCTGCGCGACGCGGGCATGGAAGTCATCTACACCGGCCTGCACCAGACGCCCGAGATGATCGCGAGCGCGGCGGTGCAGGAGGACGTGGACGTCGTCGGACTCTCCATCCTCTCCGGCGCCCATATGACGCTCTTCCCCCGTGTCCGCGAGCTGCTGTCGGAGCAGGGGCGGGACGACATCCTGATCACGGGCGGCGGCATCATCCCCAAGGAAGACATGGACAAGCTGGCGGCCCTGGGCGTCGGCCGTCTCTTCGGGCCGGGGACGCCCACCACGGACCTCATCGCGTACATCCGCGACTGGTACGCCGAGCGCCAGGCGCAGGACGCGTGA
- a CDS encoding cytochrome c, producing MTPRRRRWFLSIFAATLTVLAASGSAAQTPDGKLVFETHCQKCHGPAGRPSAGIKKLLPEIPLWDAAFFAKRTEEDILNVLRNGKGKNMKPFSDRLKPEEMVAVARYIRTLTP from the coding sequence ATGACTCCGCGCCGCCGCCGCTGGTTCCTCTCGATCTTCGCCGCGACCCTCACGGTCCTGGCCGCCTCCGGCTCTGCGGCTCAGACGCCCGACGGCAAGCTGGTCTTCGAGACCCATTGCCAGAAGTGCCACGGCCCAGCAGGTCGCCCGTCGGCCGGCATCAAGAAACTGCTGCCGGAGATTCCGCTCTGGGATGCCGCGTTCTTCGCTAAGCGCACCGAGGAGGACATCCTGAATGTCCTCCGGAACGGCAAGGGCAAGAACATGAAGCCGTTCAGTGACCGGCTGAAGCCCGAGGAGATGGTCGCCGTCGCCCGATACATCCGGACCCTGACACCGTAG
- a CDS encoding cytochrome c gives MRPFVLLGALTLVVSTAAAQGADGKTVYEANCKKCHGVTGKPSDGIKKMNPKIETFDAAFFAKRTDADLAKGISEGKGKMKPFGDKLKADEIAAVAKYIRTLKP, from the coding sequence ATGCGTCCGTTCGTCCTGCTCGGTGCCTTGACTCTCGTCGTTTCCACTGCTGCCGCCCAGGGTGCTGACGGCAAGACAGTGTACGAAGCCAACTGCAAGAAGTGCCACGGTGTCACCGGCAAGCCGTCGGATGGCATCAAGAAGATGAATCCGAAGATCGAGACGTTCGACGCCGCGTTCTTCGCGAAGCGCACGGATGCCGACCTTGCGAAGGGGATCAGCGAGGGCAAGGGCAAGATGAAGCCCTTCGGGGACAAGCTGAAGGCGGACGAGATCGCCGCCGTCGCCAAGTACATCCGCACCCTGAAGCCGTAA
- a CDS encoding 4Fe-4S dicluster domain-containing protein, giving the protein MSPITPDDVTRREFLETVAKTGGQSFLFGSLFVNTALLRLPQAGADPKSRAEAEVGKGIVYGFVVDTTKCIGCGSCVRACRAENGVPEGYNRTWVEQYTFYPDGEVFVNSPNGGENGFADPAPTRNKPTGPEAPMRGFFVPKLCNHCIDTPCIQVCPVGASFKTDEGVVLVDHERCVGCGYCVQACPFGSRYLNPETGTADKCTWCHHRVIKGLLPACVVSCPAEARIFGNVSDPESTISRILATNRVQVLKSFLGTRPRTRYIGLDSEVI; this is encoded by the coding sequence ATGAGCCCCATCACCCCAGACGACGTCACGCGCCGGGAATTCCTGGAGACGGTCGCGAAGACGGGCGGCCAGAGTTTCCTCTTTGGCTCGCTGTTCGTGAACACCGCGCTCCTCCGCCTGCCGCAGGCGGGCGCCGATCCCAAGTCCCGCGCGGAAGCCGAGGTTGGCAAGGGGATCGTGTACGGCTTCGTGGTCGACACCACCAAGTGCATCGGCTGCGGTTCGTGCGTGCGGGCCTGCCGCGCCGAGAATGGCGTGCCCGAGGGATACAACCGCACCTGGGTCGAGCAGTACACGTTCTATCCGGATGGCGAGGTCTTCGTGAACTCGCCCAATGGCGGCGAGAACGGCTTCGCCGATCCCGCCCCGACGCGCAACAAGCCCACCGGCCCGGAAGCGCCGATGCGCGGCTTCTTCGTGCCCAAGCTGTGCAACCACTGCATCGACACGCCCTGCATCCAGGTCTGCCCGGTGGGCGCGTCGTTCAAGACCGACGAGGGCGTGGTGCTGGTGGACCACGAACGGTGCGTGGGGTGCGGCTACTGCGTGCAGGCCTGCCCGTTCGGGTCGCGCTACCTCAACCCGGAAACGGGCACCGCCGACAAGTGCACGTGGTGCCATCACCGCGTGATCAAGGGGCTGCTCCCGGCCTGCGTGGTCTCCTGCCCCGCCGAGGCGCGCATCTTCGGCAACGTGAGCGACCCGGAAAGCACGATCAGCCGCATCCTGGCGACCAATCGCGTGCAGGTGCTGAAGTCCTTCCTTGGCACGCGGCCGCGCACCCGCTACATCGGGCTCGACTCAGAGGTGATCTAG
- the nrfD gene encoding NrfD/PsrC family molybdoenzyme membrane anchor subunit, producing the protein MHHYITEGYVLPNQAHIYWTTMIVLYPYITGIVAGAFIISSLHHVFDKDELKPVSRFAMVMAFAFALFATLPLLNHLGHPERALNIMFTPNLTSAMAGFGFIYSTYLFILAVEIWLVYRTDIVHLYQNTRFPALKPVYWLLALGVLDISKEAEAVDRKVMIFLASIGIPAACGLHGYVGFIFGAIKANPWWASPLMPVIFLLSAIVSGVAMVMICYILIHWVKGKETSYDCVHALIETAWYFLIIDVVLELLELVNHAYMANEDWTILKQLVTGKLFVSMFIIQILLGSVIPFLAMGAVVVFKEKVPAMARNVIGVVCGLLLLAQVGAMRWNVVMGGQMFSKSLRGFLNFEVDLYGREGLYAGIVIFALPFVVIFVFSRLLPLWGNVDTFPKEWMKEKPPVRQPLKGWSKFTS; encoded by the coding sequence ATGCATCACTACATCACCGAGGGGTACGTCCTCCCCAACCAGGCGCACATCTACTGGACGACGATGATCGTGCTCTACCCGTACATCACGGGGATCGTCGCCGGCGCCTTCATCATCTCGTCGCTGCACCACGTCTTCGACAAGGACGAACTGAAGCCCGTGAGCCGGTTCGCCATGGTGATGGCGTTCGCGTTCGCGCTCTTCGCCACCCTGCCGCTGCTGAACCACCTCGGCCATCCCGAACGGGCGTTGAACATCATGTTCACGCCCAACCTGACGTCGGCCATGGCCGGCTTCGGCTTCATCTACTCCACCTACCTGTTCATCCTGGCGGTGGAGATCTGGCTCGTCTACCGGACCGACATCGTCCACCTGTACCAGAACACCAGGTTCCCCGCGCTCAAGCCGGTCTACTGGCTGCTCGCGCTCGGCGTGCTCGACATCTCCAAGGAAGCCGAGGCGGTGGACCGCAAGGTGATGATCTTCCTTGCCTCGATCGGCATTCCGGCGGCGTGCGGCCTGCACGGCTACGTGGGCTTCATCTTCGGCGCGATCAAGGCGAATCCGTGGTGGGCCAGCCCGCTGATGCCGGTGATCTTCCTCCTCAGCGCGATCGTCTCGGGCGTCGCGATGGTGATGATCTGCTACATCCTCATCCACTGGGTGAAGGGCAAGGAGACCAGCTACGACTGCGTCCACGCGCTCATCGAGACGGCCTGGTATTTCCTCATCATCGACGTCGTGCTGGAACTGCTCGAGCTGGTCAACCATGCCTACATGGCCAACGAGGACTGGACGATCCTCAAGCAGCTGGTCACCGGCAAGCTGTTCGTGAGCATGTTCATCATCCAGATCCTGCTCGGCTCGGTGATTCCCTTCTTGGCAATGGGGGCCGTGGTCGTGTTCAAGGAGAAGGTGCCGGCGATGGCCCGCAACGTGATCGGCGTCGTCTGCGGCCTGCTCCTGCTGGCGCAGGTGGGCGCGATGCGCTGGAACGTCGTGATGGGCGGCCAGATGTTCTCGAAGAGCCTGCGCGGCTTCCTGAACTTCGAAGTGGACCTCTACGGCCGTGAAGGGCTGTACGCGGGGATCGTCATCTTCGCGCTCCCCTTCGTGGTCATCTTCGTGTTCTCGCGGCTCCTGCCGCTGTGGGGCAATGTGGACACGTTCCCGAAGGAGTGGATGAAGGAGAAGCCGCCGGTGCGGCAGCCGTTGAAGGGCTGGTCGAAGTTCACCTCGTAA